A single region of the Pontibacter kalidii genome encodes:
- a CDS encoding SusD/RagB family nutrient-binding outer membrane lipoprotein, translated as MKKRFIYLALGLVLAQGFTACETVDFGDINENPNGPNDPYPAGLLSGAIQSFATMTGRQGVLNPTLYVQYQSQVTYTDEMLYAETPASWATYYNRVLPNLNAVIDIARDEAQHTPELLAQGDPNLQLGEALIFRAIVLKRLTDTWGDAPFTDAFKGLDNLTPAYDTQEQIYTQLIADLQEGRDLLAEGGDVAPIGDILYDGNLDNWQKLANSVLMQAALQLSEVDATSSIDAVAVFNEALNHPAGAIEKIEEEAWFRYESLTAYQNPFNRNRRADYFLADEFVDALQGDPMTAEGSLNPTSNKTFDARIKVYGTSATAEGVPYGYNDESGTGRNKMSTIIWAAEAPLPVMTAAYTYLNRAEAAARGWTDEVAADMLAEGIQMSFATWDEKAGAKVDFRPEEISTYVAARLLDATTVGMLQVIGEEKWKALYPQGFDAWAEWRRTGYPALNPAEDALNDGAIARRYNYPVEEATLNNTNLQGGISGLAPATDKNTSRVWWDVE; from the coding sequence ATGAAGAAAAGATTTATATACTTGGCATTGGGACTTGTGCTTGCACAGGGCTTTACTGCCTGCGAAACAGTGGACTTTGGGGATATCAACGAAAACCCTAACGGACCCAATGATCCATATCCTGCGGGGCTATTGTCTGGAGCCATTCAGTCTTTTGCAACAATGACTGGCCGCCAGGGTGTTCTGAACCCGACATTGTATGTACAGTACCAGTCTCAGGTTACGTATACAGACGAAATGCTGTATGCTGAGACGCCTGCCTCTTGGGCAACATACTATAACCGTGTCCTGCCTAACTTGAATGCAGTGATCGATATCGCACGCGATGAAGCACAGCACACACCTGAACTACTTGCGCAAGGTGATCCTAATCTGCAGCTAGGTGAGGCGCTGATCTTCAGAGCGATCGTGTTGAAGAGACTAACGGATACTTGGGGTGACGCACCTTTTACAGATGCCTTTAAAGGACTGGATAATCTCACGCCAGCATATGACACGCAGGAGCAAATCTACACACAGCTGATCGCAGACCTGCAGGAAGGCCGCGACCTGTTAGCGGAGGGTGGAGACGTTGCACCAATTGGTGATATCCTGTATGATGGGAACCTTGACAACTGGCAGAAGCTTGCCAACTCTGTGTTGATGCAGGCTGCCCTGCAGCTGTCTGAGGTAGATGCTACTTCTTCGATTGACGCTGTAGCTGTGTTCAACGAAGCATTGAATCATCCAGCCGGTGCCATCGAAAAGATAGAGGAAGAAGCATGGTTCAGATATGAGTCGCTGACAGCTTACCAGAACCCATTCAACCGTAACAGACGTGCTGACTACTTCCTGGCAGACGAGTTTGTGGATGCGTTGCAGGGTGATCCAATGACTGCTGAAGGGTCTTTGAACCCAACTTCTAATAAAACTTTCGATGCCCGTATTAAAGTGTATGGCACTTCAGCAACGGCAGAAGGTGTACCTTACGGCTATAATGACGAGAGTGGTACTGGCAGAAACAAGATGTCGACCATCATTTGGGCTGCAGAGGCTCCACTTCCAGTAATGACTGCTGCTTATACTTACCTAAACAGAGCAGAGGCTGCTGCAAGAGGCTGGACGGATGAGGTAGCAGCAGACATGCTTGCCGAAGGCATTCAGATGTCTTTTGCAACCTGGGATGAGAAAGCTGGTGCTAAAGTGGACTTCCGCCCAGAGGAGATCAGCACCTATGTGGCAGCCCGTTTGTTAGACGCTACTACCGTTGGCATGCTGCAGGTAATTGGCGAAGAGAAGTGGAAGGCATTGTATCCGCAAGGTTTTGATGCTTGGGCAGAATGGAGAAGAACAGGTTATCCTGCCTTGAATCCTGCTGAGGATGCACTGAACGACGGTGCCATTGCCAGAAGATACAATTACCCTGTAGAGGAAGCTACATTGAACAACACGAACTTACAGGGAGGTATATCTGGTTTAGCACCAGCTACTGATAAAAACACTTCCCGCGTGTGGTGGGATGTTGAGTAG